CAAGCTCTCCGGCCGATTTAGCTTTGGAAGGGCAGGGTTTTTTTGCCATCGAAACTCCTTATGGAGAAAAGTATACCCGAAACGGAAATTTTATGGTCGGAGTTGAAGGTTATCTTATGACTAAGGAAGGCTATCCCGTTATGGGAGAAAACGGCCGCATCTTTTTACAGGATATGGAATATAAGATTAACCAAGACGGACAAATCTATGTACGCCCGATTACCGAGCCGGAAAGCGATTCCGTTTATCTGGACCGTTTAAAAATAGTGGAATTTGAAAACGACAGATATTTAAGCAAAAACGGAACAAGCTTTTATTTGGATACACCTCTTTCAGGAAAAGCCATTGCCGCCGAGGGACCGTCCCGTCCCGTTGTAGTGCAGGGCTTTATCGAAGCTTCCAATGTAAATGTCGTAAACGAAATGGTTAGGATGATAGAAGTAAACAGGGCCTATGAAGCCAATCAAAAATCCATTCAGGCCGAAGATACAATGATGGCCAAACTATGGAACGAAGCAGTTAAAAAATAAGGTTAAAAGGTAGGAGTTAGGATAAACAGTTCGACAGAAATTCAGTCTCACTGTTTATCTGCGAGTTTTGTGCAAAGCACAAAACATCGCATTATTGTATGTAGTTTTGCAAAAGCAAAACTACTTG
The DNA window shown above is from Treponema denticola and carries:
- the flgF gene encoding flagellar basal-body rod protein FlgF, with the translated sequence MVRGWYTAASGMLAQQRQLDVISNNLANLDTTSFKRDVSVQKSFPELLLRRLNDDGVIKNPFGSSDIAPIIGKLGLGVETNEIFTEFEQGSLKQTSSPADLALEGQGFFAIETPYGEKYTRNGNFMVGVEGYLMTKEGYPVMGENGRIFLQDMEYKINQDGQIYVRPITEPESDSVYLDRLKIVEFENDRYLSKNGTSFYLDTPLSGKAIAAEGPSRPVVVQGFIEASNVNVVNEMVRMIEVNRAYEANQKSIQAEDTMMAKLWNEAVKK